In Dyadobacter subterraneus, a single genomic region encodes these proteins:
- a CDS encoding efflux RND transporter permease subunit, giving the protein MWNKLATYIIRYRLWWVALVLVSTVFMAYEAKKIELSYQFARILPANDPVEKEYQDFRKLFGEDGSVMVIGWQDPGLFQVNKFQDWCKLAQRIKETTGIKNVLSLANLQKVVRNDSLSQFDFAPVIKAIPTTQTEVDSLKKEILNLPFYEGLVLNSKTNATLIVITFNDKALNSARRLSIVSDIEAMGEEFAVKYKTDLHYSGMPYIRTVNMKKISGEMELFMGLAVLVTLFILWAFFRSFRLTLLSIIVVLIGVIFSVGLLQIFGYKITALTGLIPPLLIVIGVPNCVFFINKYQTELKAGRSKDDALLEMVRQIGLSTFLANITTAIGFGVFYFTNSTLLVEFGIVAAISVMVTYVLCLLLLPITLHYMDVPKARHLKHLDGKWAHGFLEKVNYLVHNRRKEIYIAMFIMIIVSGYGMTKIKAIGYVVDDLPKNDPVYTDLRFLEKNFNGVLPFEVMINTKEKNGVFGDNAAVLYKIKSLQNELGKYKEFSKPVSVVEASRFLYQAYRGGDSKYYALPGALELAKLTNYVQGKQGASKQINSFLNEDKSVTRVSFQMADVGSERIKVLMKEIRPKVDSIFSPAKYKVSLTGHSLVFLKSNDYLLGNLYESLLIAILLIAVVGMVLFRSIPIILLSKLPCLIPLALTAGIMGYFGIYFKPTTILIFSITFGIASDGTVYFLTRYRQEIYDKGLNASQAVTNSIFGTGLSMIYTAVILFCGFSIFSASSFGGTAAMGVMVSITLLVAMCTNLILLPALLLSISKWQKKGEKPS; this is encoded by the coding sequence ATGTGGAATAAATTAGCAACTTACATAATCCGCTACCGGCTTTGGTGGGTTGCATTAGTGTTGGTCTCAACCGTTTTCATGGCTTATGAGGCAAAAAAAATCGAACTTTCCTATCAGTTTGCAAGAATTCTCCCCGCAAACGATCCGGTTGAAAAAGAATATCAGGATTTCCGTAAATTATTTGGTGAAGACGGAAGTGTAATGGTGATCGGATGGCAGGATCCGGGACTTTTTCAGGTCAACAAATTTCAGGACTGGTGCAAACTCGCGCAGCGTATCAAGGAAACTACTGGGATCAAAAACGTCTTATCATTAGCTAATCTTCAAAAGGTTGTGAGAAATGACAGCCTCAGCCAGTTTGATTTCGCTCCTGTAATCAAGGCAATTCCCACTACACAAACAGAAGTTGACAGTTTGAAAAAGGAGATTCTGAATCTTCCTTTTTATGAGGGTTTGGTGCTAAATTCCAAAACCAACGCCACGCTTATTGTCATTACATTCAACGACAAAGCCCTTAATTCAGCTCGCCGTCTTAGTATCGTAAGTGATATTGAAGCGATGGGAGAAGAATTTGCTGTTAAGTACAAAACGGATCTGCACTATTCGGGTATGCCATATATCCGGACCGTCAATATGAAGAAAATTTCCGGTGAAATGGAGTTGTTCATGGGACTGGCGGTTTTAGTTACATTATTTATTCTTTGGGCGTTTTTCAGATCTTTCCGTCTTACATTACTTTCTATCATTGTTGTATTAATTGGAGTAATATTTTCAGTTGGTCTGCTTCAAATATTCGGATACAAAATAACGGCGCTTACAGGACTTATTCCTCCCCTGCTGATTGTAATCGGCGTTCCGAACTGTGTATTTTTCATCAACAAATACCAGACAGAACTTAAAGCCGGACGGTCAAAAGATGATGCCTTATTAGAAATGGTACGACAGATCGGACTTTCCACTTTCCTTGCTAACATTACTACTGCTATCGGTTTTGGCGTTTTTTACTTTACAAACAGTACGTTGCTGGTTGAATTTGGAATCGTTGCAGCGATAAGCGTAATGGTTACTTATGTACTTTGCCTGCTTTTGCTTCCTATTACACTGCATTACATGGATGTGCCGAAAGCACGCCATTTGAAACATTTGGATGGAAAATGGGCGCATGGGTTCCTTGAAAAAGTAAATTATCTGGTACATAATCGCCGCAAGGAAATTTATATCGCCATGTTCATTATGATCATCGTTTCCGGTTATGGCATGACGAAGATTAAAGCCATCGGTTATGTAGTGGATGATCTTCCAAAAAATGACCCCGTTTATACCGACCTTCGTTTCCTTGAAAAAAACTTCAACGGTGTTTTGCCTTTTGAAGTGATGATCAATACGAAAGAAAAAAATGGTGTATTTGGTGATAACGCAGCAGTACTTTACAAAATAAAATCGCTGCAAAACGAGCTTGGAAAATATAAGGAATTTTCAAAGCCTGTTTCAGTTGTTGAAGCTTCACGTTTCCTTTACCAGGCTTACAGAGGCGGTGATTCAAAATATTATGCTTTACCTGGTGCATTGGAACTGGCCAAACTGACCAATTATGTTCAGGGAAAACAAGGCGCTTCCAAACAAATCAATTCGTTTTTAAATGAAGATAAAAGCGTAACCCGCGTCAGTTTTCAAATGGCCGATGTTGGCTCGGAACGTATCAAAGTTTTAATGAAAGAAATCCGCCCGAAAGTGGATTCTATTTTCAGCCCTGCCAAATATAAAGTGAGTCTTACCGGACACAGTCTTGTGTTTTTGAAAAGCAATGATTATTTGCTTGGAAACTTGTATGAAAGTTTGCTGATCGCAATTCTTTTGATTGCGGTGGTTGGTATGGTACTTTTCCGCTCCATTCCGATTATTCTTTTGTCAAAATTACCTTGTCTAATTCCATTGGCTCTTACGGCCGGAATTATGGGTTACTTTGGGATTTATTTCAAACCTACAACCATTTTGATTTTCAGTATCACTTTTGGTATTGCTTCGGATGGAACCGTTTATTTCCTAACCAGATATCGTCAGGAAATTTATGATAAAGGACTGAATGCTTCTCAGGCCGTTACCAATTCTATTTTTGGAACCGGACTTAGTATGATTTACACAGCAGTTATTCTTTTCTGTGGTTTCTCTATTTTCTCTGCTTCGAGCTTCGGCGGTACAGCGGCGATGGGTGTCATGGTTTCGATTACTTTATTGGTAGCGATGTGTACCAATTTAATTTTACTACCTGCACTGCTTCTATCCATTTCAAAATGGCAAAAGAAAGGTGAAAAGCCATCCTGA
- a CDS encoding YicC/YloC family endoribonuclease, with product MLRSMTGYGVANIESESINVTVEIKTLNSKFLDIYCRVPRNYSEREIEIRNLVTQSLERGKVEVSLTVQPVGKAIATTAVNRPLVKVYFNDLTETANDLGFSGESTDLLRMALQMPNAYNTESVTDTNRDSDWAQIKEAVHEALRKCTVFREQEGKMTADKFADYIGTISSLLEEVKEQDKLRIPAVRERLEKQVRDLLSDENFDPNRFEQELIYYIEKFDISEEKIRLANHLLYFNETLQSPESNGKKLNFIAQEIGREINTIGSKANDYGIQRFVVQMKDELEKIKEQTMNII from the coding sequence ATGTTAAGATCCATGACCGGCTACGGTGTAGCAAACATCGAATCCGAATCGATCAACGTAACAGTTGAGATTAAAACACTGAATTCCAAATTCCTGGATATATACTGCCGCGTTCCAAGAAATTATTCAGAACGTGAAATAGAAATCCGTAACCTCGTAACCCAATCGCTGGAGCGCGGAAAAGTGGAGGTGAGTTTAACGGTACAACCAGTTGGAAAAGCGATTGCAACGACTGCTGTAAATCGTCCTTTGGTGAAAGTTTATTTTAACGATTTAACTGAAACTGCCAACGACCTTGGTTTTTCTGGCGAATCTACGGATTTACTCCGCATGGCACTTCAAATGCCAAATGCTTACAATACAGAATCGGTTACTGACACAAATCGCGATAGTGACTGGGCTCAGATTAAAGAAGCTGTCCACGAGGCATTAAGAAAATGTACTGTTTTCCGCGAACAGGAAGGAAAAATGACCGCCGATAAATTTGCGGATTACATCGGTACCATTTCCTCACTTCTGGAAGAAGTAAAAGAGCAGGATAAATTACGAATTCCTGCGGTACGTGAGCGTTTGGAAAAACAAGTACGCGATTTATTGTCAGATGAAAATTTTGATCCAAACCGCTTTGAGCAGGAATTGATTTATTATATCGAAAAATTTGATATCTCAGAAGAAAAAATTCGTCTTGCCAATCATTTGCTATACTTCAACGAAACGTTGCAGTCACCAGAAAGCAATGGTAAAAAACTGAACTTCATCGCTCAGGAAATTGGCAGGGAAATCAATACGATCGGTTCCAAAGCAAACGACTACGGTATACAGCGGTTTGTAGTTCAAATGAAAGATGAACTTGAAAAAATCAAGGAACAAACTATGAATATTATTTAG
- a CDS encoding peptidase, producing the protein MTYCLGIKVKEGLVAIADTRITAGTNTTTKKKMYIAQKDNYSLFIMTSGLRSVRDKAVHYFEELIEEGVVYNKLYKAVNAFGEQVKRVAVEDKEALERAGLKFNLNTIVGGQLKDDSEHKLFLLYSEGNWVELDEGSPYVIIGNSGQGKAILNRVLDDESTMKQALKAGFLSFDSTRVSNNDVEFPIDVVLYKKDSFAIVEHRYEKKDMEKVSELWAAKLKEDLDEIPEDWMDVSFDKIKEKQD; encoded by the coding sequence ATGACTTATTGCTTAGGAATTAAAGTGAAAGAAGGATTGGTGGCCATAGCGGATACGCGGATCACAGCCGGCACTAATACTACCACAAAAAAGAAAATGTACATCGCTCAAAAAGATAATTATTCTCTTTTTATCATGACAAGCGGTCTGCGTTCTGTGAGGGACAAGGCAGTACATTATTTTGAAGAACTGATCGAAGAAGGAGTAGTTTATAACAAATTGTACAAGGCGGTCAACGCCTTTGGAGAGCAGGTGAAGAGGGTTGCGGTTGAGGATAAGGAAGCGCTTGAACGGGCCGGTTTGAAATTCAATCTGAATACCATTGTTGGCGGACAGCTCAAAGATGATTCAGAACACAAACTTTTTCTGCTGTATTCTGAGGGAAATTGGGTTGAGCTGGATGAAGGTTCTCCCTATGTAATTATCGGGAATTCCGGACAGGGAAAAGCGATTTTAAATCGTGTTCTTGACGACGAATCCACGATGAAGCAAGCTTTGAAAGCGGGCTTTCTTTCTTTTGATTCAACACGTGTCAGTAACAATGACGTTGAATTCCCAATTGACGTAGTTCTTTATAAAAAGGATAGCTTCGCCATTGTGGAACATCGCTACGAAAAGAAAGATATGGAAAAAGTATCCGAACTTTGGGCAGCAAAACTGAAAGAAGATCTGGACGAGATTCCGGAAGACTGGATGGATGTTTCTTTTGATAAAATTAAAGAAAAGCAGGATTAG
- a CDS encoding M28 family peptidase, whose amino-acid sequence MKRTLLSLAMLALCSTSVTFAQSDYQADSIFILKIFNTALSEGHSYEYLRDLTQKVGARLSGSAGAAKAVEYTRDVMVKEKFDNVFLQNVMVPHWVRGAKEKAYIVSGKQKIVVPIAALGGSVATPKGGVKAKVIEVQNFQELRALGTDKVKGKIVFFNRPMDPTKLNTFEAYGGAVEQRGYGPSEAAKLGAIGTIVRSMTTRLDDFPHTGSLRYASGAGMIPAAAISTNGAELLSKLIKENADTEVYFEQYSETLPDVASHNVIGELKGSENPAKYIVVGGHLDSWDFAQGAHDDGSGCVQSIEAVRLLKVLGYKPKNTLRAVMFMNEENGLKGGIAYADSAKNKNEKHIAAIESDRGGFIPLGFGVVGTPAQKAKIVSWTKLFTPYGLYELGPGGGGADIGPLGPQGTVLMELIPDSQRYFDYHHAANDTFDKVSKRELELGGASMAAMLYLIDKYGVE is encoded by the coding sequence ATGAAACGAACCCTGCTTTCATTAGCGATGCTGGCCTTGTGCTCAACCTCCGTTACTTTTGCCCAGTCCGACTACCAGGCTGACTCGATTTTTATCCTTAAAATATTCAACACGGCTTTATCAGAAGGACATTCTTATGAATACCTGAGGGACCTGACCCAAAAAGTTGGAGCGAGATTGAGCGGATCCGCCGGAGCTGCCAAGGCTGTTGAATACACCAGGGATGTTATGGTGAAGGAAAAATTTGACAATGTTTTTTTACAAAATGTGATGGTACCACATTGGGTACGCGGCGCTAAGGAAAAAGCATATATTGTTTCAGGAAAACAAAAAATAGTTGTTCCAATCGCTGCTTTGGGTGGTTCAGTAGCAACACCAAAAGGCGGAGTAAAAGCGAAGGTAATTGAAGTTCAAAATTTTCAGGAATTAAGAGCACTGGGAACGGATAAGGTAAAAGGAAAAATCGTTTTCTTTAACCGGCCGATGGATCCTACCAAATTAAATACTTTTGAAGCATATGGTGGTGCAGTAGAACAACGTGGTTACGGCCCTAGCGAAGCTGCAAAACTTGGAGCAATCGGTACTATCGTCCGTTCCATGACCACAAGACTGGATGATTTCCCTCATACAGGCAGCTTGCGTTATGCGAGCGGAGCGGGAATGATACCAGCCGCAGCGATCTCGACAAACGGTGCTGAATTGTTGAGCAAGCTGATAAAAGAAAATGCCGATACTGAAGTATATTTTGAGCAATACAGTGAGACACTTCCTGATGTAGCTTCTCACAATGTCATCGGTGAATTAAAAGGATCTGAAAATCCTGCAAAATATATTGTTGTAGGCGGTCACCTTGATTCGTGGGATTTTGCACAAGGCGCTCATGATGATGGTTCTGGCTGCGTTCAGTCTATTGAGGCGGTTCGTTTGCTTAAAGTTTTGGGATACAAACCAAAAAATACTTTGAGAGCCGTGATGTTTATGAATGAAGAAAACGGTCTGAAAGGTGGAATTGCTTATGCGGATTCTGCGAAAAATAAAAATGAAAAACATATCGCTGCGATTGAATCGGATCGCGGTGGATTTATTCCATTAGGATTTGGTGTAGTTGGAACACCGGCTCAAAAAGCTAAAATAGTTTCCTGGACAAAATTGTTTACGCCTTATGGTCTATATGAATTAGGACCAGGCGGTGGCGGTGCAGATATTGGCCCATTAGGTCCGCAGGGAACTGTTTTGATGGAATTAATCCCTGATTCGCAAAGATATTTCGATTATCATCACGCTGCAAATGACACGTTTGATAAAGTGAGTAAACGTGAACTTGAACTGGGTGGCGCTTCTATGGCAGCCATGTTATACCTGATCGATAAATACGGAGTGGAATAA
- a CDS encoding tetratricopeptide repeat-containing sensor histidine kinase → MQNLYFDADKAVLYAQQILRLSQKHQWSKGKIMAYDLLCTYYIIDGSYDILREISNEILLLSQKENLPLYTANAKRFQGESSAEYKQFDVALANFQSAFNIYNNLKLDSAKAVCLENIGNFYREKLEYPQANRYYDMAYDAFKKIGSQWGMASVLQDRGYLYVRKDELDKAEKYVTEAYVIFQKLNNRFGILNALNDLGNVYYSQKRYDKAIETESEAFELSKLYHSSRQTNWALICLYKAYKGKNDVKQSLFYLEQVDYIRRTRHIERVAREYNMYKLIYENQQMDSEIQRKIINEQNTIQSVLIAFLILIVAFSAFLWFNNKKLRRKNAAIKEALIQGQTIERKRVAAELHDHLGGTLASLNWYLYGMDKKLLSEEEQKIYQSVHQMVGAAYREVRSLSHNLMPIELEEHGLIVALQRLVGKLNENNSIQFKFEVDGLDKRLDKKVEFELYSILLELTNNILKHSKADQAEISLKETARTIHLTISDNGSGIKNNSSHGVGLGNVKNRVQSLKGKIVISNEQNPGTNIGIEIPK, encoded by the coding sequence ATGCAAAATTTATATTTTGACGCGGATAAAGCGGTATTGTACGCCCAGCAAATTCTTCGCCTTTCACAAAAACATCAATGGTCAAAAGGCAAAATTATGGCCTATGACCTGTTGTGTACATATTATATCATTGATGGCAGCTATGATATTTTAAGAGAAATTTCCAATGAAATACTTCTGCTTTCTCAAAAAGAAAATCTTCCGCTGTACACCGCTAATGCCAAGAGATTTCAGGGAGAATCCAGTGCGGAATATAAACAGTTTGACGTGGCGCTGGCAAATTTTCAGAGTGCTTTCAACATTTACAACAATTTGAAACTGGACAGCGCCAAAGCAGTCTGTCTGGAAAATATTGGTAATTTTTATCGTGAGAAACTGGAATATCCACAAGCCAACCGGTACTATGACATGGCATATGATGCCTTTAAAAAAATAGGCTCGCAATGGGGAATGGCATCTGTATTACAAGATCGTGGTTATCTTTATGTACGAAAAGATGAGCTGGACAAGGCTGAAAAGTATGTAACCGAAGCTTACGTAATATTTCAGAAGCTCAATAATCGTTTTGGCATTCTCAATGCACTGAACGACCTTGGCAATGTCTACTATTCCCAAAAAAGATATGACAAGGCCATCGAAACAGAAAGCGAGGCATTTGAGCTTAGCAAACTTTATCATTCTTCCCGCCAAACGAATTGGGCACTCATATGCCTTTACAAAGCTTACAAAGGTAAAAACGATGTAAAACAATCTCTCTTTTACCTCGAACAGGTCGATTACATCCGCCGGACAAGACATATCGAGCGCGTTGCGAGAGAATATAATATGTATAAGCTGATTTACGAAAACCAGCAAATGGATTCAGAAATTCAACGAAAGATTATTAATGAACAAAATACGATTCAAAGTGTTTTGATCGCTTTTTTAATTCTGATCGTTGCTTTTTCAGCTTTTCTTTGGTTCAACAACAAAAAGCTGAGACGGAAAAACGCAGCGATAAAAGAAGCTTTGATTCAGGGACAAACAATTGAGCGAAAACGTGTTGCGGCCGAGCTTCATGACCATTTGGGAGGCACGTTGGCGTCGTTGAACTGGTATTTGTATGGTATGGACAAAAAATTGTTGTCCGAAGAAGAGCAAAAAATTTACCAAAGCGTACATCAGATGGTTGGTGCGGCGTATAGGGAAGTCAGAAGTTTATCGCACAATTTAATGCCCATTGAACTTGAAGAACATGGCCTGATTGTGGCTTTACAACGCCTGGTTGGTAAGTTAAATGAAAATAATTCTATTCAATTTAAATTTGAAGTTGATGGACTTGACAAACGACTTGACAAAAAAGTTGAATTTGAATTGTACAGTATCCTGCTCGAACTGACTAATAACATACTCAAACATTCCAAAGCTGACCAGGCAGAAATCTCTTTGAAAGAAACAGCCCGCACCATTCACCTGACAATCAGCGACAATGGAAGCGGGATCAAAAATAATTCTTCTCATGGCGTTGGTCTGGGCAATGTGAAAAACAGGGTTCAAAGCCTGAAAGGCAAAATCGTGATTTCAAACGAACAAAACCCGGGAACGAACATTGGAATTGAGATTCCCAAATAA
- a CDS encoding class I SAM-dependent methyltransferase, translating to MVISEKVKEFIQAISQTITDQTFISLSLGNYKGKEENLKNLYVKRILIKKEEKLSFTYRYKTRDIVKNFSKDEGISLIEKFLLEGFNVSTLFSTESDLQFEILNAGKLTLKKRPASKSTVSLEHDKNKKRLIPAQNKSYLTDLKITDQEGNVFKNAQDKYKQINHYVEILSSLIKEIPAEGSVKVVDMGSGKGYLTFALYDYLQNVLNLEPEITGVEFRADMVSLCNSIAENASFKNLSFVEGTIEDYETREIDILIALHACDTATDDAIFKGIKADAELIVVAPCCHKQIRREIEKHKATNDVDFLTKYGIFLERQAEMVTDGIRAMILEYFGYKTKVFEFISDAHTPKNVMIVGIKNHKSQPDKTLLLKKIKGAKSYFGIEYHHLERMLGI from the coding sequence ATGGTTATTTCTGAAAAAGTAAAGGAGTTCATACAAGCAATTTCGCAGACTATCACCGATCAAACTTTCATCAGCCTGTCTCTGGGCAATTACAAAGGCAAGGAAGAAAATCTTAAAAATCTGTATGTTAAGAGGATTCTTATCAAAAAGGAAGAAAAACTTAGCTTTACTTATCGGTACAAAACCAGAGACATCGTTAAAAACTTCTCAAAAGATGAAGGGATCAGTCTTATAGAAAAATTTCTTCTTGAAGGCTTCAATGTATCTACACTTTTTTCTACTGAATCAGATCTGCAATTTGAAATTCTGAATGCCGGCAAACTAACTTTAAAGAAAAGGCCTGCATCAAAAAGCACGGTTTCTCTTGAACACGATAAAAACAAAAAGAGACTGATTCCTGCTCAAAATAAATCCTATCTCACTGATTTAAAAATTACGGATCAGGAAGGTAATGTCTTCAAAAACGCACAGGATAAATACAAACAGATCAATCACTACGTAGAAATACTGAGTTCGCTCATTAAGGAAATTCCTGCCGAAGGCTCTGTAAAAGTAGTCGATATGGGCTCCGGCAAGGGTTATCTTACTTTTGCCTTATATGATTATCTTCAAAATGTGCTGAATCTTGAACCGGAAATCACCGGCGTTGAATTCCGGGCGGATATGGTTTCACTTTGCAATAGTATCGCCGAAAATGCATCTTTCAAAAATCTCAGTTTTGTTGAAGGAACGATAGAAGATTACGAAACCAGGGAAATTGATATTCTTATTGCGCTTCATGCCTGTGATACAGCAACAGACGATGCCATTTTTAAAGGCATAAAAGCTGATGCAGAATTAATTGTAGTTGCACCTTGCTGTCATAAGCAAATCCGCAGGGAAATTGAAAAGCATAAGGCAACCAACGATGTTGACTTTTTGACGAAATATGGAATCTTCCTCGAACGTCAGGCGGAAATGGTTACCGATGGAATACGTGCTATGATTTTGGAATACTTTGGCTATAAAACAAAAGTTTTTGAATTTATTTCAGACGCTCACACGCCAAAAAACGTTATGATTGTCGGTATTAAAAATCACAAGTCGCAACCGGATAAAACGCTATTGCTAAAAAAGATAAAAGGTGCCAAATCTTATTTCGGGATTGAGTACCATCATTTAGAAAGAATGTTGGGAATTTGA
- the pdxA gene encoding 4-hydroxythreonine-4-phosphate dehydrogenase PdxA, producing the protein MSELPSDKPLIGITLGDYNGIGPEVILKALEGNQLAKLCTPVIYGSLRVLNQYRNLFEMKDWTLHGIQRPEQANPKLTNVITCWHDHQTEIQPGKITPEAGQGSLSSLKRAVEDLKTGKIHAVVTGPINKDNIQSAEFKFPGHTEFLAESFAVQEALMFMVSGDLRVGVLSGHIPVKDVPAWVTMEKLTAKIEQMLYSLKNDFGIKKPRLAVLGLNPHAGENGLLGSEEIDTIIPVLKNFREKGNLVVGPFPADGFFAAGTYKQYDAVLAMYHDQGLIPFKTLAFNEGVNFTAGLSAVRTSPDHGTAYNIAGKNQAEPGSLLQAIYLACDVAKYRTFSQEIDKNALITKPQQSESQHPAKSGKQRQN; encoded by the coding sequence ATGAGTGAACTACCAAGTGATAAACCATTAATAGGGATTACGTTAGGAGATTACAACGGGATTGGCCCGGAAGTAATTCTTAAAGCATTGGAAGGAAATCAGTTAGCTAAATTATGCACACCGGTTATATACGGTTCTTTACGCGTACTGAATCAATATCGCAATCTTTTTGAAATGAAGGACTGGACGTTACACGGCATACAACGCCCGGAACAAGCTAATCCTAAACTGACGAACGTAATTACCTGCTGGCACGACCATCAGACAGAAATTCAACCGGGAAAAATTACTCCCGAAGCAGGACAAGGTTCTTTATCGTCGCTGAAACGTGCGGTTGAAGATCTTAAAACCGGAAAAATACATGCGGTTGTAACAGGTCCTATCAATAAAGACAACATTCAAAGTGCTGAATTCAAATTTCCGGGTCATACCGAATTTTTAGCCGAATCCTTCGCTGTTCAGGAAGCATTGATGTTTATGGTTTCGGGTGATCTTCGCGTTGGGGTTCTTTCGGGTCATATTCCTGTAAAAGATGTTCCGGCGTGGGTAACTATGGAAAAATTGACTGCGAAAATTGAACAAATGCTTTATTCATTGAAAAATGATTTTGGTATAAAGAAACCAAGACTTGCTGTTTTAGGTTTAAATCCTCATGCAGGTGAAAATGGTTTACTGGGTAGTGAAGAAATTGATACGATTATCCCTGTCCTGAAAAATTTCCGCGAAAAAGGAAATCTTGTTGTTGGCCCATTTCCTGCCGACGGATTTTTTGCGGCCGGGACTTACAAACAATATGATGCAGTGCTGGCCATGTACCACGATCAGGGATTGATACCATTTAAAACACTGGCTTTTAATGAAGGCGTAAATTTCACTGCCGGCTTGTCTGCTGTAAGAACATCCCCTGACCATGGAACTGCATATAATATTGCAGGAAAAAATCAGGCAGAGCCAGGTTCGCTTTTGCAGGCGATTTATCTTGCCTGCGATGTGGCAAAATACAGAACATTCAGTCAGGAAATTGATAAAAATGCACTGATAACAAAACCACAACAATCCGAAAGCCAGCATCCGGCGAAATCCGGAAAACAAAGACAAAATTGA
- a CDS encoding DNA-3-methyladenine glycosylase, with amino-acid sequence MLVGENRLPQSFYEAYDTRTLAQKLLGCELVHNSPDGITSGTIVETEAYLQDDPACHAYQKRTPRTEPMYAAPGTIYVYLIYGMYQCVNVVSNRVDCGEAVLIRALQPTEGIEIMQIRRELSRKKTLGKVSKPIPLKELCRGPGKLVQAMGIERSVHNSQSLVDSNLFITPPLSGNPFEIEISKRIGLTQGADFLYRYSLKNNPFVSR; translated from the coding sequence ATGCTTGTTGGCGAAAATCGCTTGCCACAGTCCTTTTATGAAGCTTATGATACACGTACGCTAGCCCAGAAACTACTTGGCTGCGAACTTGTTCACAATAGTCCCGATGGTATCACCAGCGGGACTATTGTTGAAACAGAAGCCTATTTACAGGACGATCCGGCTTGTCATGCATATCAGAAAAGAACACCGCGAACAGAGCCTATGTATGCTGCTCCTGGAACCATCTATGTCTATCTCATTTATGGCATGTATCAGTGTGTCAATGTCGTAAGCAACAGGGTTGACTGCGGTGAAGCGGTACTAATCCGGGCACTTCAACCTACCGAAGGCATTGAAATCATGCAAATACGCCGTGAATTATCGAGAAAAAAAACGCTGGGTAAAGTATCAAAACCTATTCCACTCAAGGAATTATGCAGAGGTCCTGGAAAATTGGTTCAGGCAATGGGTATAGAACGCTCCGTTCACAATTCCCAATCTCTGGTCGACAGCAATTTATTTATCACACCTCCCCTGTCAGGCAATCCTTTCGAGATAGAAATTTCTAAAAGAATCGGCCTTACACAAGGTGCCGATTTCTTATATCGTTACTCTCTCAAAAACAACCCTTTTGTTAGCAGATAG